From Stenotrophomonas maltophilia, a single genomic window includes:
- a CDS encoding LacI family DNA-binding transcriptional regulator — protein sequence MNDNGSSSSKRAGKAVTVTDIARAIGVSRATVSLVLRGSPLVNVDTRAKVEAELRRQRYVYNRAAANLRRRTSSSIALVINDLSNPFFAEFASGVDEALGGRGYVTLLGSTGESPERQQAVLSTLMEHTPAGLILSPAEGSDTAQLRQALGANANVLLFNRELEGADWDFLTLDNQHGAYLATRHLIERGHRQIAFFGGHAASSSCHQRRAGFQQALAEAGLSLPPGWMIESAPNRLEAAARTDELFADGHRPSAAVCYNDTVALGLMLGLNSRGIRPGGDFAVTGFDDISEASVAVPPLTTLTADPRERGRQAAALLLQRLDEPDAPPRRTVAPVQLRIRESSAARPN from the coding sequence ATGAACGACAACGGCAGCAGTTCCAGCAAGCGCGCCGGCAAGGCGGTGACGGTGACCGACATCGCGCGTGCCATCGGTGTGTCGCGTGCCACCGTGTCGCTGGTGCTGCGCGGCAGCCCACTGGTCAACGTCGATACCCGGGCCAAGGTCGAGGCCGAACTGCGCCGCCAGCGCTATGTCTACAACCGCGCGGCGGCCAACCTGCGCCGGCGGACCTCGTCGAGCATCGCGCTGGTGATCAACGATCTGTCCAACCCGTTCTTCGCCGAATTCGCGTCCGGCGTGGACGAGGCGCTGGGCGGACGCGGTTATGTGACCCTGCTCGGCAGCACGGGCGAATCGCCGGAGCGGCAGCAGGCGGTGCTGTCCACGTTGATGGAGCACACCCCGGCCGGCCTGATCCTGTCGCCGGCCGAAGGAAGTGATACCGCGCAGTTGCGCCAGGCATTGGGTGCCAACGCCAACGTGCTGCTGTTCAACCGCGAACTGGAAGGTGCCGACTGGGACTTCCTGACCCTGGACAACCAGCATGGTGCCTACCTGGCCACCCGCCACCTGATCGAGCGCGGCCATCGCCAGATCGCGTTCTTTGGTGGCCATGCCGCCTCCAGTTCATGCCATCAGCGCCGCGCCGGTTTCCAGCAGGCGCTGGCCGAGGCCGGTCTGTCGCTGCCGCCGGGCTGGATGATCGAGTCGGCACCGAACCGCCTGGAAGCCGCGGCGCGCACCGATGAGCTGTTTGCCGATGGCCATCGTCCCAGTGCGGCGGTCTGCTACAACGACACCGTGGCGCTGGGCCTGATGCTGGGCCTGAACTCGCGCGGCATCCGCCCGGGTGGCGACTTCGCCGTTACCGGTTTCGATGATATTTCCGAGGCGTCGGTGGCGGTGCCGCCGTTGACCACGCTCACTGCCGATCCGCGCGAGCGGGGCCGGCAAGCTGCCGCTCTGCTGCTGCAACGGCTGGACGAACCGGACGCGCCGCCACGGCGCACGGTCGCGCCGGTGCAGCTGCGCATCCGCGAAAGCAGTGCCGCACGACCGAACTGA
- a CDS encoding TonB-dependent receptor: MGMKHSTRTHGQDALSLAIALALAAAVVPAGAAAQQAASTGSQDATNLDSVQVTGYRYAIEKSLEQKRDANAVVEVITAEDVGKFPDKNVADALQRVPGVIITRSGGEGKNVSVRGLASDLTLTQLNGNYVATSETNDEASRSFNYTLLPSNMLSAAELYKTPEARIDEGGIGGTVILRTRRPLDMKANSGFASMEGTSSDTSSGVDPQASAMYSWHSEDERFGLLIGATKQVRTNRSMEVSTEDWQWYSDRVDANGAVIHDYVWNAPGRTRNPAVDVHGNALPDASQFWGRSGIYNQNGGHYSGFFMPTSVNFAVRDERRERTGGQLTFQFKPLDNVTMTANYFRFELQGDYTQNMLKVPEWNLARVAGDGNWEGGRMLNGFTMDPSGTIVTGAQYQMQPGRNYICSEDQAKAAGLPPGGWGPDDCTIPTPQLTGTYSKEKALSQTADLTIDWDISPLWKASFAGGRTWSEGGPSMNFRMSAKPRRQVDGQWQAGNTATSWDLAGTPSVNFSPDLQQQLMAGIAEVDTGSTDSSWKRTEVKQNHFQADVTKLFEAGWLDSIQFGAKYSDGKVHRNTGNTYWVCQGADPSDYSKRYQAGCDSTAGIAQPGFFLSQPMGNIAGAFNANVFPGINYPAYIDYLNNRYGGVQNRTEDDFVYDVQEKVYSGYFQANFRTERLRGNIGVRVARTKQHAASSDSVERFNDYFADNAAGSPLACTDPSAAALLGSNAGYGCESGFVRLPDSMARVKTYELASLDKTYTDFLPSFNIAWDITDSLVLRGAASKVIARPSYTNIAYPGGLSYYSDEYSNDRRVAGGAVNPGWYGSGSNKELEPFKATQYDLSLEWYFKPGAVAGIGVFRKDVKNFTVPVVRDQQMNVGGQSVTVQKYETQANGRDGVSQGVEIYGQYTLDFGLGFQANYTYNDTNLASVEINGEQIGSSPLVGSAKNQANFTMFYENEKFLARASYNRRGVVVGGLNNGFSSYSEPYDQLDLNAAYNIREDLALTASVLNVTKSEQRVHLGNDTKARLLSNTYSGRQYYVGLTWKF, from the coding sequence ATGGGAATGAAGCATTCAACACGCACGCACGGCCAGGACGCATTGTCACTGGCCATCGCGCTGGCCCTGGCCGCCGCCGTCGTTCCGGCCGGCGCCGCCGCGCAGCAGGCCGCTTCCACCGGCTCGCAGGACGCCACCAATCTGGACAGCGTCCAGGTCACCGGCTACCGCTACGCCATCGAGAAGAGCCTCGAACAGAAACGCGACGCCAACGCCGTGGTCGAAGTGATCACCGCCGAGGACGTCGGCAAGTTCCCCGACAAGAACGTCGCCGACGCACTACAGCGCGTGCCCGGCGTGATCATCACCCGCAGCGGCGGTGAAGGTAAGAACGTCAGCGTGCGTGGCCTCGCCTCGGATCTGACCCTGACCCAGTTGAACGGCAACTACGTCGCCACCTCGGAAACCAACGACGAAGCATCGCGTTCGTTCAACTACACCCTGCTGCCCTCGAACATGCTGTCGGCGGCGGAGCTGTACAAGACCCCGGAAGCACGCATCGACGAAGGCGGCATCGGTGGTACCGTCATCCTGCGTACCCGCCGCCCGCTGGACATGAAGGCCAACTCGGGTTTTGCCTCGATGGAAGGCACCTCGTCCGACACCAGCAGCGGTGTCGACCCGCAGGCGTCGGCGATGTACTCCTGGCACAGCGAGGATGAGCGTTTCGGCCTGCTGATCGGTGCGACCAAGCAGGTCCGCACCAACCGCAGCATGGAAGTCAGCACTGAAGACTGGCAGTGGTACAGCGACCGTGTGGACGCCAACGGCGCCGTCATCCATGACTATGTCTGGAACGCTCCCGGCCGCACCCGCAATCCGGCCGTGGACGTCCATGGCAACGCGCTGCCGGACGCCTCGCAGTTCTGGGGCCGCTCGGGCATCTACAACCAGAACGGCGGCCATTACTCCGGCTTCTTCATGCCGACCTCGGTCAACTTCGCCGTGCGTGATGAGCGCCGCGAGCGTACCGGCGGGCAGCTGACGTTCCAGTTCAAGCCGCTCGACAATGTCACGATGACGGCCAACTACTTCCGGTTCGAGCTGCAGGGTGACTACACCCAGAACATGCTGAAGGTTCCGGAATGGAACCTGGCTCGCGTGGCCGGCGACGGCAACTGGGAAGGTGGCCGCATGCTCAACGGCTTCACCATGGACCCGAGTGGCACCATCGTGACCGGCGCTCAGTACCAGATGCAGCCGGGCCGCAACTACATCTGCAGCGAAGACCAGGCAAAGGCCGCCGGTCTGCCACCGGGTGGCTGGGGTCCGGATGACTGCACCATCCCCACCCCGCAGCTGACCGGCACCTACAGCAAGGAAAAGGCGCTGTCGCAGACCGCCGACCTGACCATCGATTGGGACATCAGCCCGCTGTGGAAGGCCAGCTTTGCCGGTGGCCGGACCTGGTCGGAAGGCGGCCCGTCGATGAACTTCCGCATGTCGGCCAAACCGCGCCGCCAGGTCGATGGCCAGTGGCAGGCAGGCAACACCGCCACCTCCTGGGACCTGGCCGGCACGCCGTCGGTGAACTTCTCGCCCGACCTGCAGCAACAGCTGATGGCCGGCATTGCCGAAGTGGACACCGGCTCCACCGACTCGTCGTGGAAGCGCACCGAGGTCAAGCAGAACCACTTCCAGGCCGATGTCACCAAGCTGTTCGAAGCCGGTTGGCTGGATTCAATCCAGTTCGGGGCCAAGTACAGCGACGGCAAGGTCCATCGCAACACTGGCAACACCTACTGGGTCTGCCAGGGCGCGGACCCGAGCGACTACAGCAAGCGCTACCAGGCCGGTTGTGATTCCACCGCGGGCATCGCACAGCCGGGCTTCTTCCTGTCGCAGCCGATGGGCAATATCGCCGGTGCGTTCAATGCCAATGTGTTCCCGGGCATCAACTACCCGGCCTACATCGATTATCTGAACAACCGCTACGGCGGCGTGCAGAACCGCACCGAGGACGACTTCGTCTACGACGTGCAGGAAAAAGTGTACTCGGGCTACTTCCAGGCGAACTTCCGCACCGAGCGCCTGCGCGGCAACATCGGCGTGCGCGTCGCACGGACCAAGCAGCATGCCGCCTCCAGCGATTCGGTCGAGCGCTTCAACGACTATTTCGCTGACAACGCGGCCGGTTCGCCGCTGGCGTGCACCGATCCCTCGGCGGCCGCGCTGCTCGGCTCGAACGCTGGCTATGGTTGCGAAAGCGGCTTCGTGCGCCTGCCCGACAGCATGGCCCGGGTGAAGACCTACGAGCTGGCATCCCTGGACAAGACCTATACCGACTTCCTGCCGAGCTTCAACATCGCCTGGGACATCACCGATTCGCTGGTGCTGCGCGGTGCAGCGTCGAAGGTCATCGCCCGCCCCAGCTACACCAACATCGCCTATCCAGGCGGCCTGAGCTACTACTCGGATGAGTACAGCAATGATCGTCGCGTTGCTGGCGGCGCCGTCAACCCGGGCTGGTATGGTTCGGGGAGCAACAAGGAACTGGAACCGTTCAAGGCGACCCAGTACGACCTGAGCCTGGAGTGGTACTTCAAGCCGGGCGCCGTCGCCGGTATCGGCGTGTTCCGCAAGGACGTCAAGAACTTCACCGTGCCGGTGGTACGCGACCAGCAGATGAACGTCGGCGGCCAGAGCGTGACCGTGCAGAAGTACGAGACCCAGGCCAACGGCCGCGATGGCGTGTCGCAGGGCGTGGAAATCTACGGCCAGTACACCCTCGACTTCGGCCTCGGCTTCCAGGCCAACTACACCTACAACGACACCAACCTGGCGTCGGTAGAGATCAACGGCGAACAGATCGGTTCTTCGCCGCTGGTAGGCAGTGCCAAGAACCAGGCCAACTTCACCATGTTCTACGAGAACGAGAAGTTCCTGGCGCGTGCCTCGTACAACCGCCGTGGCGTGGTGGTCGGTGGCCTCAACAATGGCTTCAGCTCGTACTCCGAGCCGTACGACCAGCTGGATCTGAATGCCGCGTACAACATCCGCGAGGATCTGGCGCTGACCGCGTCGGTACTCAACGTCACCAAGTCCGAGCAGCGTGTGCATCTGGGCAACGATACCAAGGCCCGCCTGCTGTCGAACACCTACTCCGGCCGCCAGTACTACGTCGGCCTGACCTGGAAGTTCTAA
- the cueR gene encoding Cu(I)-responsive transcriptional regulator — MNIGQAAKASSVSAKMIRYYEQIGLIPAADRTESGYRAYSQADIHRLRFIRRARDLGFQVAEITDLLGLWNDTSRHSADVKRLAEQHIADLEQRIESMRQMADTLKSLISCCAGDERPECPILQRLGDGDELPVPVDAAKTGAMRRRAHKH; from the coding sequence ATGAACATCGGTCAAGCTGCCAAGGCCTCCAGTGTTTCGGCGAAGATGATCCGCTACTACGAGCAGATCGGGCTGATTCCCGCGGCCGATCGCACCGAGTCGGGCTATCGCGCATATTCGCAGGCGGACATCCACCGCCTGCGTTTCATCCGCCGCGCCCGCGATCTTGGCTTCCAGGTGGCCGAGATCACCGACCTGCTGGGCCTGTGGAACGACACCTCGCGGCACAGTGCCGACGTCAAGCGCCTGGCCGAGCAGCACATTGCCGACCTGGAACAGCGTATCGAAAGCATGCGGCAGATGGCCGACACGCTGAAGTCGCTGATCAGCTGCTGCGCGGGTGACGAGCGCCCGGAGTGCCCGATCCTGCAGCGGCTGGGTGACGGCGATGAGTTGCCGGTGCCGGTCGATGCAGCGAAGACCGGCGCGATGCGGCGGCGCGCGCACAAGCATTGA
- a CDS encoding GH92 family glycosyl hydrolase, which yields MRPVPSAPAVPSSSRPLVRLACLLALSATPMLLQAAPAALEREVNTFIGSKDDGNTFPGASAPFGLIQVSPIGSHYSGWRYDDDKIRGFGHSFISGAGCWEQGGQVSVLPVTGSIGPGGDFDTANPKQFDHKAYAASYSHDGEIGQAGYYKVRLTSYGGIDAETTARTRAAAERYTFSQRQGEGHVLVNVGQANERHSVIGSVVDVVGDRVVEGKLVTKSFCGGHQYTTWFRIEFDRPFKAHGTWGEGGGLPGARHSMEGEQKPNGAWLSFDLAKGQSVTAVSAISHVDAEGARINLRADGMQGGALLGFDRMRALSQQAWREQLGRVRVQGGNADDRAVFYSAVYHALLQPMTGNDADGRYRGYDDGIHHADGWTYYEYFSLWDTYRAQNQWLALTRPDVARDIGRTLLAIDEQGGWLPRWGYANFETNIMTGDPVTPFMVDLWRFGALKGRESQAWDALRRNAFGTPPLNSRMAGRSGNPTYLDKGYVVYDRAFPSKGMDVDPHHGGSATLEYALADCALSQMADGLGHAQDAATLRERGRNWRKVWDPQVRDAETGFTGFPRPRTEDGQWYTPADGHYSPRSHHGFHEGTAWQYQWLAQQDVPGLVEAMDGREQAGRRLDAFFAMDALQADPLNAARKEWVVGPYSYYNQFRYNPNNEPDLHSPWLYTLIGQPWKTAAVVRAAQQLFTNAPNGVTGNDDLGTMSAWYLFSAIGVYPAVPGSGQFLLHTPRFSKVEVDMGNGRTLRIDAPGADGRRLQYVQGVKVDGQAHAPVWLDWNRLQQGPRLQFALDAKAPEQGWGTAVKDLPVSWCAAPGSQLR from the coding sequence ATGCGTCCAGTGCCGTCCGCTCCCGCCGTCCCATCGTCTTCGCGCCCGCTGGTGCGCCTGGCCTGCCTGCTCGCCCTGTCGGCCACGCCGATGCTGCTGCAGGCCGCGCCGGCGGCGCTGGAGCGTGAGGTCAATACCTTCATCGGCAGCAAGGACGACGGCAACACCTTCCCGGGCGCGTCGGCACCGTTCGGCCTGATCCAGGTCAGCCCGATCGGCAGTCATTATTCGGGCTGGCGCTATGACGATGACAAGATCCGCGGCTTCGGCCATTCGTTCATCTCCGGCGCCGGCTGCTGGGAACAGGGCGGCCAGGTGTCGGTGCTGCCGGTGACCGGCTCGATCGGCCCCGGTGGCGATTTCGATACCGCCAACCCCAAGCAGTTCGACCACAAGGCCTACGCCGCGTCCTACAGCCATGATGGTGAGATCGGCCAGGCCGGCTACTACAAGGTGCGCCTGACCAGCTACGGCGGCATCGATGCCGAGACCACCGCGCGCACCCGCGCCGCCGCCGAACGCTATACCTTCAGCCAGCGCCAGGGCGAGGGCCACGTGCTGGTCAATGTCGGCCAGGCCAACGAGCGCCATTCGGTGATCGGCAGCGTGGTTGATGTGGTGGGCGACCGCGTGGTCGAGGGCAAGCTGGTCACCAAGAGCTTCTGTGGTGGCCATCAGTACACCACATGGTTCCGCATCGAGTTCGATCGCCCGTTCAAGGCGCATGGCACCTGGGGCGAGGGCGGTGGCCTGCCGGGTGCGCGCCACAGCATGGAAGGCGAGCAGAAGCCGAATGGTGCCTGGCTCAGCTTCGACCTGGCCAAGGGCCAGTCGGTGACCGCAGTCAGTGCGATCTCGCACGTGGACGCCGAGGGCGCGCGCATCAACCTGCGCGCCGACGGCATGCAGGGTGGGGCGCTGCTCGGTTTCGACCGCATGCGCGCGCTGTCGCAGCAGGCGTGGCGCGAGCAGCTGGGACGGGTGCGCGTGCAGGGCGGCAATGCCGACGACCGCGCGGTGTTCTACAGCGCGGTCTATCACGCGCTGCTGCAGCCGATGACCGGCAACGATGCCGACGGCCGCTACCGTGGCTATGACGATGGCATCCATCACGCAGACGGCTGGACCTACTACGAGTACTTCTCGCTGTGGGATACCTACCGTGCGCAGAACCAGTGGCTGGCACTGACCCGCCCGGACGTGGCACGCGATATCGGCCGCACCTTGCTGGCGATCGATGAGCAGGGTGGCTGGCTGCCGCGCTGGGGCTATGCCAACTTCGAGACCAACATCATGACCGGCGATCCGGTCACGCCGTTCATGGTCGACCTGTGGCGCTTCGGCGCGCTCAAGGGCCGTGAATCGCAGGCGTGGGATGCGCTGCGCCGCAACGCCTTCGGTACGCCGCCGCTGAACTCGCGCATGGCCGGCCGTTCCGGCAACCCGACCTACCTGGACAAGGGCTACGTGGTCTACGACCGTGCGTTCCCGTCCAAGGGAATGGACGTTGATCCGCATCACGGCGGTTCGGCAACGCTGGAGTACGCGCTGGCCGACTGTGCGCTTTCGCAGATGGCCGATGGCCTCGGCCATGCGCAGGATGCGGCGACGCTGCGTGAGCGCGGCCGCAACTGGCGCAAGGTGTGGGACCCGCAGGTGCGTGATGCCGAGACCGGTTTCACCGGCTTCCCGCGCCCGCGCACCGAGGATGGCCAGTGGTACACGCCGGCTGATGGCCACTACAGCCCGCGTTCGCACCACGGCTTCCATGAAGGTACGGCATGGCAGTACCAGTGGCTGGCGCAGCAGGACGTGCCGGGCCTGGTCGAAGCGATGGACGGCCGCGAGCAGGCCGGCCGCCGCCTCGACGCGTTCTTCGCGATGGATGCGCTGCAGGCCGACCCGCTCAACGCCGCCCGCAAGGAGTGGGTGGTAGGGCCGTACAGCTACTACAACCAGTTCCGTTACAACCCGAACAACGAGCCGGACCTGCACTCGCCGTGGCTGTACACGCTGATCGGCCAACCGTGGAAGACCGCTGCGGTGGTGCGTGCCGCGCAGCAGTTGTTCACCAATGCGCCGAACGGCGTGACCGGCAACGATGACCTGGGCACGATGTCGGCCTGGTACCTGTTCAGTGCCATCGGCGTGTACCCGGCGGTGCCGGGCAGCGGCCAGTTCCTGCTGCACACCCCGCGCTTCAGCAAGGTGGAAGTGGATATGGGCAATGGCCGTACCCTGCGCATCGACGCGCCCGGCGCAGATGGCCGGCGCCTGCAGTACGTGCAGGGCGTGAAGGTCGATGGCCAGGCGCATGCGCCGGTATGGCTGGACTGGAACCGCCTGCAGCAGGGCCCGCGCCTGCAGTTCGCGCTGGACGCGAAGGCGCCGGAGCAGGGCTGGGGCACGGCGGTGAAGGACCTGCCGGTGTCCTGGTGCGCGGCACCGGGCAGCCAGCTGCGCTGA
- a CDS encoding heavy-metal-associated domain-containing protein codes for MEFHVDGMTCGGCARSVTRAIQQIDPNASVVADPPTGLVKVQTTASQEQVFAAVNDAGFPPRTP; via the coding sequence ATGGAATTCCATGTCGACGGCATGACCTGCGGCGGCTGCGCACGCAGCGTGACCCGCGCCATCCAGCAGATCGATCCGAATGCCAGCGTGGTCGCCGATCCGCCGACCGGCCTGGTCAAGGTGCAGACCACCGCATCGCAGGAGCAGGTCTTCGCCGCAGTGAACGATGCCGGTTTCCCGCCGCGTACTCCCTGA
- a CDS encoding heavy metal translocating P-type ATPase codes for MSTPRATAAPASLPTISLPIEGMTCASCVGRVEAALSKVEGVGSVSVNLATERADIRASGPVDRAALIQAVERVGYDVPAATLELAVEGMTCASCVGRVERALRAVPGVSEASVNLATERATVRGVADVGALVAAIDRVGYAAHAIEAGVQADDEATEKKDAERAQLKRDLIVAAALALPVFVLEMGSHLIPGMHGWVMATLGMQASWYLQFVLTLLVLAIPGRRFYQKGFPALLRLAPDMNSLVAVGTAAAFGYSVVATFAPRLLPAGTVNVYYEAAAVIVALILLGRFLEARAKGRTSEAIKRLVNLQAKVAHVIRDGRTVDIPVNEVLSGDVVEVRPGERVPVDGEVVEGRSYIDESMISGEPIPVEKQPGSSVVGGTVNQKGALTVRATAVGAQTMLAQIIRMVEQAQGSKLPIQAVVDKVTLWFVPAVMLAALATFLVWLIFGPSPALSFALVNAVAVLIIACPCAMGLATPTSIMVGTGRGAEMGVLFRKGEALQLLKDAQVVAVDKTGTLTEGRPRLTDLETADGFDRSTVLAAVAAVESRSEHPIARAIVDAATGQGIALPAMLDFESVTGMGVRARVDGARVEVGADRFMRDLGVDITAFSTLAAELGTQGKSPLFAAVDGRLAAIIAVSDPIKPSTPAAIAALHQLGLKVAMITGDNAGTAQAIARQLGIDEVVAEVLPEGKVEAVRRLKATHGHVAFVGDGINDAPALAEADVGLAIGTGTDIAVESADVVLMSGNLQGVPNAIALSKATLGNIRQNLFWAFAYNTALIPVAAGVLYPVWGVLLSPVFAAGAMALSSVFVLGNALRLRRFQAPMADAPAATH; via the coding sequence ATGAGTACACCCCGCGCCACCGCAGCCCCCGCCAGCCTGCCCACCATCAGCCTGCCCATCGAGGGCATGACCTGCGCCAGCTGCGTGGGCCGGGTCGAAGCGGCACTGTCCAAGGTCGAGGGCGTGGGCAGCGTCTCGGTCAACCTGGCCACCGAACGTGCGGATATCCGTGCGTCCGGTCCGGTCGATCGCGCCGCGCTGATCCAGGCGGTGGAGCGGGTGGGCTACGACGTACCCGCTGCGACCCTTGAGCTGGCGGTGGAGGGCATGACCTGCGCGTCCTGCGTCGGTCGTGTCGAGCGCGCGCTGCGGGCGGTGCCCGGCGTCAGCGAAGCCAGCGTGAACCTGGCCACCGAGCGCGCCACGGTGCGTGGCGTGGCCGACGTGGGCGCGCTGGTGGCGGCCATCGACAGGGTCGGCTATGCCGCCCATGCCATCGAGGCTGGGGTTCAAGCGGATGACGAAGCGACGGAAAAGAAGGATGCCGAGCGCGCGCAACTGAAGCGCGACCTGATCGTGGCCGCCGCGCTGGCACTGCCGGTGTTCGTGCTGGAAATGGGCTCGCACCTGATTCCCGGCATGCACGGCTGGGTGATGGCCACCCTCGGCATGCAGGCCAGCTGGTACCTGCAGTTCGTACTGACCCTGCTGGTGCTGGCCATTCCCGGCCGCCGTTTCTACCAGAAGGGTTTCCCGGCACTGCTGCGGCTTGCGCCGGACATGAACTCACTGGTGGCGGTGGGCACCGCTGCCGCATTCGGCTACTCGGTGGTGGCGACCTTCGCGCCGAGGCTGTTGCCGGCGGGCACGGTGAACGTCTACTACGAAGCCGCGGCGGTGATCGTCGCGCTGATCCTGCTCGGCCGCTTCCTTGAGGCGCGCGCCAAGGGCCGCACGTCCGAGGCGATCAAGCGCCTGGTCAACCTGCAGGCCAAGGTCGCGCATGTGATCCGTGACGGCCGCACGGTCGATATCCCGGTCAATGAAGTGCTGAGCGGCGATGTGGTGGAGGTGCGTCCGGGCGAGCGCGTGCCGGTCGATGGCGAGGTGGTCGAGGGCCGCAGCTATATCGACGAGTCGATGATCAGCGGCGAGCCGATTCCGGTAGAGAAGCAGCCGGGCAGCAGCGTGGTCGGCGGCACCGTCAACCAGAAGGGGGCGCTGACCGTGCGGGCCACGGCGGTAGGCGCGCAGACCATGCTGGCGCAGATCATCCGCATGGTCGAGCAGGCGCAGGGCTCGAAGCTGCCGATCCAGGCGGTGGTCGACAAGGTCACGCTGTGGTTCGTGCCGGCAGTGATGCTGGCCGCACTGGCGACCTTCCTGGTCTGGTTGATCTTCGGCCCGTCGCCGGCGCTGAGTTTCGCGCTGGTCAATGCCGTGGCGGTACTGATCATCGCCTGCCCCTGCGCGATGGGGCTGGCCACGCCGACGTCGATCATGGTCGGTACCGGTCGTGGCGCCGAGATGGGCGTGCTGTTCCGCAAGGGTGAAGCACTGCAATTGCTGAAGGATGCGCAGGTGGTGGCGGTGGACAAGACCGGCACGCTGACCGAAGGGCGTCCACGCCTGACCGACCTCGAGACCGCCGACGGTTTCGATCGCAGCACGGTGCTGGCAGCGGTGGCGGCAGTGGAGTCACGTTCGGAGCACCCGATTGCCCGTGCCATTGTTGATGCGGCAACCGGGCAGGGCATCGCGCTGCCGGCCATGCTCGACTTCGAATCGGTCACCGGCATGGGCGTGCGCGCCCGTGTCGATGGCGCCCGGGTTGAGGTCGGTGCTGATCGCTTCATGCGCGATCTTGGCGTGGACATCACCGCATTCTCGACGCTGGCGGCGGAACTCGGCACGCAGGGCAAGTCGCCGCTGTTTGCCGCTGTCGACGGCCGCCTGGCCGCGATCATCGCGGTATCCGACCCGATCAAGCCGAGCACGCCGGCCGCAATCGCGGCGCTGCACCAGCTGGGCCTGAAGGTGGCGATGATCACCGGCGACAACGCCGGTACCGCGCAGGCGATCGCACGCCAGCTGGGCATTGATGAGGTGGTGGCCGAGGTGCTGCCGGAAGGCAAGGTCGAAGCGGTGCGCCGGCTCAAGGCCACGCATGGGCACGTCGCCTTCGTCGGCGACGGCATCAACGATGCACCGGCGCTGGCCGAGGCCGATGTCGGCCTGGCGATCGGTACCGGCACCGACATCGCGGTGGAGTCGGCCGATGTGGTGCTGATGTCGGGCAACCTGCAGGGCGTGCCGAATGCCATTGCGCTGTCGAAGGCAACGCTGGGCAACATCCGGCAGAACCTGTTCTGGGCCTTCGCCTACAACACCGCGCTGATCCCGGTCGCGGCAGGTGTGCTGTACCCGGTCTGGGGCGTGCTGCTGTCGCCGGTGTTCGCGGCCGGTGCCATGGCCTTGTCCAGCGTGTTCGTGCTGGGCAACGCGCTGCGCCTGCGCCGCTTCCAGGCGCCGATGGCGGACGCCCCCGCCGCGACCCATTGA